A single genomic interval of Nostoc commune NIES-4072 harbors:
- a CDS encoding ArnT family glycosyltransferase, which translates to MSMKLSVKHTVDQWFNKIVKNPALGVTVSILWLILINWIAFGWNLGNIGLIDETEPLFAEASRQMFVTGDWITPFFNGDTRFDKPALIYWCQAIAYAIIGVNEWAVRLPSAIAAFALICLAFYTIQWYFAKQDELEQVSRPNRRYKTSFIAAALMALNPETIIWARTGVSDMLLTGCMASALLCFFLGYAGKGGTGGWGLGTKGSGQRSGEEFSQSLTPNHQSQSEATSPFPNKWYLAFYVLIAGAILTKGPVGIVVPGLIVAVFLLYVGKFREVLREMRLLVGMLIILGLSVPWYALVIWRNGWNYINAFFGYHNLERFTEVVNGHSAPWYFYFLVVLLGFAPYSVYLPLSIVRLKFWQRSHWRSLERFQQFGLFAWLWFASIFGFFTVAVTKLPSYVLPLMPAAAILVALLWSDFFQDTEARQTIPVSSPTPPISPSFLQVSGWVNVVFLSFLSIALFNITHILGTDPAISNFHEQIQRTGLPVIAGVMWLVCAVLVAGLLLNRQWNQVIAINLIGFVAFLIFVLTPASFFIDRERQLPLRELSAVILQAKEPNEELIMLGFKKPSVVFYSHIHVNYLRFPQEAIEHIKNQAAKGLKPASVLLLAEQKKFLQMDLQPDDYKNLSTKGAYNLVRVPFKKNKTEKIDIS; encoded by the coding sequence ATGAGCATGAAATTGAGTGTTAAGCACACTGTTGATCAGTGGTTCAACAAAATAGTGAAAAATCCAGCCCTTGGTGTAACTGTGTCGATTTTGTGGTTGATATTGATTAACTGGATAGCTTTTGGGTGGAATTTGGGCAATATTGGCTTGATTGATGAGACAGAGCCGTTGTTTGCCGAAGCTTCCCGCCAGATGTTCGTTACAGGTGATTGGATTACCCCATTTTTCAATGGTGACACTCGTTTCGATAAACCTGCTTTAATTTACTGGTGTCAAGCGATCGCTTATGCAATTATAGGGGTGAATGAGTGGGCAGTGCGCCTTCCTTCAGCGATCGCAGCTTTCGCCTTAATTTGTTTAGCTTTTTACACCATACAGTGGTATTTCGCTAAACAAGACGAACTAGAGCAAGTTTCGCGCCCTAATCGCCGCTACAAAACATCTTTTATAGCAGCAGCCCTCATGGCACTCAATCCCGAAACTATTATTTGGGCGAGAACTGGTGTCTCTGATATGCTGCTCACTGGATGTATGGCATCAGCTTTGTTATGTTTCTTTCTAGGGTACGCAGGTAAGGGAGGGACTGGGGGCTGGGGACTGGGGACTAAAGGGAGTGGACAGAGGAGTGGGGAAGAATTTTCCCAATCCCTAACCCCTAATCACCAATCCCAGAGCGAAGCAACCTCTCCATTCCCTAATAAGTGGTATTTAGCTTTTTATGTGCTGATTGCTGGCGCAATTTTGACTAAAGGACCAGTGGGAATTGTTGTACCAGGGCTAATTGTTGCCGTATTTTTGCTTTATGTGGGAAAATTTCGAGAGGTGTTGCGGGAAATGCGCCTTCTCGTGGGTATGCTGATAATTTTAGGTTTATCAGTGCCCTGGTATGCTTTAGTAATTTGGCGCAATGGCTGGAATTATATTAATGCCTTTTTTGGTTATCACAACCTGGAACGCTTTACAGAAGTAGTTAATGGTCACTCAGCACCTTGGTATTTTTACTTTTTAGTAGTGCTGCTGGGTTTTGCGCCCTACTCAGTGTATTTACCACTCTCTATAGTAAGATTAAAGTTTTGGCAGCGATCGCACTGGCGATCCCTTGAACGTTTTCAACAGTTTGGTTTATTCGCCTGGTTGTGGTTTGCTAGCATCTTTGGCTTTTTCACCGTTGCTGTTACCAAACTCCCTAGCTACGTGTTGCCTTTAATGCCAGCAGCAGCAATCTTGGTAGCCTTGTTGTGGAGTGACTTTTTCCAGGATACAGAGGCTAGGCAAACAATACCTGTTTCTTCTCCCACTCCTCCCATCTCCCCCTCTTTTCTCCAAGTAAGTGGTTGGGTAAATGTAGTATTTTTATCATTCCTATCTATAGCACTGTTTAACATAACCCACATATTAGGTACTGATCCAGCTATAAGCAACTTCCACGAACAAATTCAACGAACTGGTTTACCAGTAATAGCCGGGGTAATGTGGCTAGTTTGTGCCGTTTTAGTTGCGGGTTTATTACTAAATCGCCAATGGAACCAGGTTATCGCTATTAATTTAATCGGGTTTGTAGCGTTTTTAATTTTTGTTTTAACGCCTGCTTCGTTTTTTATTGATCGAGAACGTCAATTACCCTTAAGGGAATTGTCTGCGGTCATTCTACAAGCAAAAGAACCAAATGAAGAATTGATCATGCTTGGCTTCAAAAAGCCTAGTGTGGTATTTTATAGCCACATTCACGTAAATTATTTAAGATTTCCCCAAGAGGCTATAGAGCATATAAAAAACCAAGCTGCCAAAGGACTAAAACCTGCTTCAGTGCTGCTGTTGGCTGAACAGAAAAAGTTTTTACAAATGGATTTACAGCCAGATGATTACAAGAATTTATCAACCAAGGGTGCTTATAACTTGGTTCGAGTTCCTTTTAAGAAAAATAAAACTGAAAAAATTGATATTTCATAA
- a CDS encoding DUF565 domain-containing protein gives MQNTRLNNLFDAIATRLGQWFLNPWRRLSLLIISFLLGFFLANVASTTAGQRAELDIVVAAFLVMLTEITSRIFYHRSFLSRRSLLVDSLNLLKVGFIYGLFLEAFKLGS, from the coding sequence ATGCAAAACACTCGTCTCAATAACTTATTCGATGCTATTGCTACACGCTTGGGGCAATGGTTTTTAAATCCTTGGCGGCGGCTATCGTTGCTGATCATTAGTTTTTTGTTAGGTTTTTTTCTGGCAAACGTAGCTTCCACTACAGCCGGTCAACGAGCAGAATTAGACATTGTAGTAGCTGCTTTTTTAGTAATGTTGACGGAAATTACCAGTAGGATATTTTATCATCGGAGCTTTTTGTCAAGGCGATCGCTCTTAGTAGATTCACTAAATCTCCTCAAAGTTGGTTTCATCTACGGACTGTTTCTCGAAGCCTTTAAGCTGGGATCGTAG
- a CDS encoding 3-alpha domain-containing protein — protein sequence MSRDENNVTVADIVQIYVREADENLVRRAVQVPALADSLRTYFQQQLEPEH from the coding sequence GTGAGTCGGGATGAAAACAATGTCACAGTTGCCGATATTGTGCAAATCTACGTGCGTGAAGCCGATGAAAATTTAGTGCGCCGCGCTGTTCAGGTTCCAGCTTTGGCAGATAGCTTGCGAACTTACTTCCAACAGCAACTCGAACCAGAGCATTAG
- a CDS encoding glycerate kinase, giving the protein MEKQSAREAALADGVRAKAFGITPENVDEMIEKRSHLLKSVLPAFSQFCQTTFQIEPKEMLQVLWDLWLPLGIKLASQRQQLKRPLIQGILGGQGTGKTTMSKVLSLILDQLGYRTVSLSLDDLYKTYSDRLVLTQQDPRLIWRGPPGTHDVDLGLNVLDQIRQLQSPVMIPRFDKSAFGGAGDRTTSEIVTGVDIVLFEGWFVGVRPLDPDVFDTAPPPIITDEDRAFARDMNHRLHDYLPLWERLDSLIVLYPTDYRCSLEWRKQAEQQMIAVGKSGMSNAEIEQFVNYFWRSLHPELFIKPLVKDATVVDLVIEIHADHSFGAVYCDRANS; this is encoded by the coding sequence ATGGAGAAGCAGTCAGCAAGAGAAGCGGCGTTAGCAGATGGGGTGAGGGCAAAAGCTTTTGGAATCACGCCGGAAAATGTCGATGAAATGATAGAAAAGCGATCGCATTTACTAAAATCTGTCTTACCAGCTTTTAGCCAATTCTGCCAAACTACTTTTCAAATCGAACCCAAGGAAATGTTACAAGTATTGTGGGACTTGTGGCTACCTTTGGGAATCAAGCTAGCATCGCAGCGCCAACAGTTAAAACGCCCCCTGATTCAAGGAATATTGGGAGGACAAGGCACTGGTAAAACCACAATGTCTAAGGTTCTCAGCTTGATTCTCGATCAGTTGGGATACCGGACTGTAAGTTTGTCTTTAGATGACTTATATAAAACTTACAGCGATCGCTTGGTTTTAACACAGCAAGATCCCCGCTTGATTTGGCGCGGCCCACCAGGAACCCACGATGTAGATTTAGGTTTAAATGTACTAGACCAAATCCGCCAGTTGCAAAGTCCTGTGATGATTCCCCGCTTTGATAAATCTGCTTTTGGAGGTGCTGGCGATCGCACTACTTCAGAAATTGTCACAGGTGTAGATATTGTACTATTTGAAGGTTGGTTTGTGGGTGTGCGACCACTCGACCCAGATGTATTTGATACTGCACCACCGCCAATTATCACAGATGAAGATAGAGCATTTGCCCGTGATATGAATCATCGCCTCCACGATTATTTACCATTGTGGGAGAGATTAGACAGCTTAATTGTGCTATATCCAACTGATTATCGGTGTTCTTTAGAGTGGCGCAAACAGGCGGAACAGCAGATGATTGCTGTGGGTAAATCGGGGATGAGCAATGCAGAGATAGAGCAATTTGTCAATTATTTTTGGCGATCGCTCCACCCGGAATTATTCATCAAGCCTTTGGTAAAAGATGCGACAGTTGTTGATCTAGTCATTGAGATTCATGCCGATCATAGCTTTGGTGCAGTGTATTGCGATCGGGCTAACTCCTAA
- a CDS encoding S1 family peptidase codes for MPKDDPTLPVKRSVVRITAEFLNSDRQGIEIGTGVIIQREGSRTLILTNRHVIFDGYEQGKNIQVEFFSSPPSDRVRMRRDAKLFQMTSINEQLDLAILEVSGKLPEDIQLLPISSTAITPKMPIRIIGHSAQRGEDNSWSRLFSNASKSASKP; via the coding sequence TTGCCTAAAGATGATCCCACTCTACCAGTTAAGCGTTCTGTGGTACGCATTACTGCCGAGTTTTTGAACAGCGATCGCCAGGGAATAGAGATTGGCACTGGTGTAATAATTCAGCGAGAAGGCAGCCGAACATTAATCCTCACTAATCGTCATGTCATTTTTGATGGCTATGAACAAGGTAAAAATATCCAAGTTGAATTTTTCAGTTCCCCGCCATCAGACCGAGTGCGAATGCGGCGAGATGCCAAGTTGTTCCAAATGACTTCCATAAACGAACAACTCGATTTAGCTATTTTGGAAGTTAGCGGTAAACTACCAGAAGATATCCAACTCTTACCCATCTCTTCAACTGCAATTACCCCGAAAATGCCCATTCGGATTATCGGTCATTCTGCTCAAAGAGGTGAAGATAATTCTTGGTCTAGGTTATTTAGTAATGCTTCTAAATCTGCGTCAAAACCATAG
- a CDS encoding tetratricopeptide repeat protein → MHNRIFTTLFLTLSLAITPQIVVAQNNIEQLFQQGDAAETVGNNSQAETIWRKVLQLEPNNGKAYNNLGNALRRQGKLDAALAAHQKALQLNPNDAEAYVGIGNVLNAQGKQEEALPRIII, encoded by the coding sequence ATGCACAACCGTATATTTACTACTTTATTTTTAACTCTATCTCTGGCTATCACACCCCAGATTGTAGTTGCTCAAAATAATATAGAACAGCTATTTCAACAAGGCGACGCTGCCGAAACAGTTGGTAATAACTCCCAAGCTGAAACGATTTGGCGTAAAGTTTTGCAACTTGAACCCAATAATGGCAAAGCTTATAACAATTTGGGTAATGCTTTGCGGCGACAGGGAAAATTAGATGCAGCATTAGCAGCGCACCAGAAAGCATTACAACTCAATCCTAATGATGCGGAAGCTTACGTGGGTATAGGAAACGTGCTAAATGCTCAAGGGAAACAAGAGGAGGCATTGCCAAGAATAATAATATAG
- a CDS encoding alpha/beta fold hydrolase has translation MFSNFLPSQVNQLTDPKAIAFLQSIERIALATTLSQHPILTTYIHKGSKGTPILLLHGFDSSILEFRLLLPLLATQNETWAVDLLGFGFTQRQKEINYSPITIQIHLYDFWKTLINRPIILVGASMGGATAIDFTLTYPQVVKSLVLINSLGYTCAPVFSKYLFPPFDFLAVEYLRQRHILALNLCSNLPNLDTKLLLAIQCAMLHQEMPGWHDAMISYVKTGGYCNLANRIAQVDKPTLILWGEADDMLPPEDAKKFQQSIAKSQLIKLKNCGHAPQIEQPQITSQHILQFLNNCNL, from the coding sequence GTGTTTTCTAATTTTCTACCATCACAAGTTAATCAACTAACAGACCCAAAAGCGATCGCTTTTCTCCAAAGTATTGAGAGAATTGCCCTTGCAACCACCTTAAGCCAACATCCAATCTTGACAACCTACATTCACAAAGGTAGTAAAGGCACACCAATTCTGCTGCTACACGGCTTCGATAGTTCCATCCTAGAGTTCCGTCTTCTGTTGCCATTACTTGCTACTCAAAATGAAACATGGGCTGTAGATTTGTTAGGTTTTGGTTTCACACAAAGGCAAAAAGAAATAAATTATAGTCCAATTACAATCCAAATTCATCTTTACGATTTTTGGAAAACTTTAATCAACAGACCGATAATACTAGTAGGTGCATCAATGGGGGGTGCAACTGCAATTGATTTTACTCTCACTTACCCTCAAGTTGTAAAATCACTAGTATTGATTAATAGTTTAGGTTACACTTGCGCTCCCGTCTTTAGCAAATACTTGTTTCCTCCTTTTGACTTTTTGGCTGTAGAATATCTACGTCAACGCCACATCTTGGCATTAAATTTATGTAGTAACTTACCTAATTTAGATACCAAGCTACTTTTGGCTATTCAGTGTGCCATGTTACATCAGGAAATGCCTGGTTGGCATGATGCCATGATTTCTTATGTCAAAACCGGGGGTTATTGCAACTTGGCAAATAGAATTGCCCAAGTTGACAAACCAACACTGATTTTATGGGGAGAAGCTGATGATATGCTCCCACCTGAAGATGCAAAAAAATTTCAGCAATCCATTGCAAAATCTCAATTAATAAAGCTTAAGAATTGCGGCCATGCGCCCCAAATTGAACAACCCCAAATTACATCTCAACATATTTTGCAATTTCTGAATAATTGTAATTTATAA
- a CDS encoding NADPH-dependent FMN reductase, producing the protein MSFKTVVFYGSYRSDRQGIKAARFMIDQLNQRNHEVIFADAKEYDFGILDRMYKEYGKGQAPAKMEELAEHIRTADGFVVVAGEYNHSIQPGLSNLMAHYLEEYFFRPAGIVSYSVSSFGGVRAAIQLRAFLSEMGMPTISSIFAISKIGESLSEAGASREAALTKRVGQFLDELEWYEEALLRQRKEKGNPF; encoded by the coding sequence ATGAGCTTCAAAACAGTAGTCTTCTATGGTTCCTACAGGAGCGATCGCCAGGGCATTAAAGCTGCCAGATTCATGATTGATCAGCTTAATCAAAGAAACCATGAGGTGATTTTTGCAGATGCAAAGGAGTATGACTTTGGCATCTTAGACCGGATGTATAAGGAGTATGGCAAAGGTCAGGCTCCTGCAAAGATGGAAGAGCTAGCAGAGCATATCCGAACAGCAGACGGTTTTGTAGTTGTTGCGGGAGAGTATAACCATTCCATTCAGCCAGGGTTGAGCAACCTGATGGCTCACTATCTAGAAGAATACTTTTTCCGTCCGGCTGGTATTGTTTCCTACTCAGTTAGTAGCTTTGGAGGAGTGCGGGCAGCTATACAATTACGCGCTTTTCTGTCAGAGATGGGAATGCCTACTATTTCAAGTATTTTTGCCATTTCTAAAATTGGGGAGTCTCTTTCTGAAGCAGGTGCTTCACGGGAGGCGGCTTTGACGAAGAGAGTTGGTCAATTTTTGGATGAATTAGAGTGGTACGAAGAAGCTTTGCTTCGACAAAGAAAAGAAAAAGGAAACCCGTTCTAA